The genomic segment GCGTCGGCTGATGCCGCTGCTCGTCATCATGTTCCTGATCGCGTTCATCGACCGGCAGAACGTCGGGTTCGCGAAGCTGCAGATGGTCCACGCGCTCGGGATGACCGAGACGTCGTACGGGCTCGGCGCGTCGCTGTTCTTCATCGGCTACCTGCTGTTCGAGGTGCCGAGCACGCTCGCGCTGCACCGGTTCGGCGCACGCCTCTGGCTCGCGCGCATCATGATGACGTGGGGCGTGGTCACGGTCCTGCTCGGCTTCACGCATTCGACGAGCGTCTTCTACGTGTTCCGCTTTCTGCTCGGCGTCGCGGAGGCGGGCTTCTATCCGGGCGTCATCTATTACCTGACGCTGTGGTTCCCGCAGAGCCACCGCACGCGCGTGCTCGGCCTCTTCACGCTCGGCAGCGCGCTCGCGAACATGCTCGGCTCGCTCGCGGGCGGGCTGCTGCTGTCGCTCGACGGCCGGCTCGGGCTTGCCGGCTGGCAGTGGGTGTTCGTCGCGACGGGGCTGCCCGCTGTCGCCGTCGCGCTCGTCGCGCTGCGCTTGCTGCCCGAGTCGGTCGAGCGCGCGACGTTCCTGTCCGACGACGAGAAGCGCGTCGCGCTCGCCGCGCTCAAGCGCGAGGCGTCGCCCGAGGCGGTGTCCGAATCGCCGTGGCGCGCGCTCGTCGACCCGCGCGTGCTGATGTTCGCGCTCGCGTACATGCTGATGTCGACGTCGCTGTACGGCGTCACGTACTGGCTGCCGACGCTCCTGAAGAGCAGCGGCGTGCCGTCGTCGCTGAACGGGCTGCTGAACATGATCCCGTGGGCGATCGCGGCGCTGCTGCTGTTGTGGCTGCCCGCGCGGCTCAAGCGCGAGCGGATCGTGCTGAAGGCGATGGCGATCGTCGCGGGCGTCGGCGTTGCCGGCTTCGCGCTCAGCCTCGCGCTGCCCGGCCTGCCTTGGCGCTTCGCCGCGCTCGTGCTGGGCGGCGCGTGCATCCCGCTGCTGTATCCGTGCTTCTGGTCGCTGCCGCCGCGCTTCTTTTCCGGCGCGCGCGCCGCGGCGAGCATCGCCGCGATCAACTCGATCGGCAATCTGGGCGGCTTCTTCGCGCAGAACCTGATGCCTTACGTCGGCAAGGTCGCGGGCAGCGCGAGCGCGCCGATGCTCGTGCCCGTCGTATGTCTCGCGACGCTCGGCGTCGGCATGCTCGCCGCCGCGTCGATGGCCGGCCGGCGGCGGGCGGCGGGCATGGCGGCCT from the Burkholderia humptydooensis genome contains:
- a CDS encoding MFS transporter, encoding MTKIARRLMPLLVIMFLIAFIDRQNVGFAKLQMVHALGMTETSYGLGASLFFIGYLLFEVPSTLALHRFGARLWLARIMMTWGVVTVLLGFTHSTSVFYVFRFLLGVAEAGFYPGVIYYLTLWFPQSHRTRVLGLFTLGSALANMLGSLAGGLLLSLDGRLGLAGWQWVFVATGLPAVAVALVALRLLPESVERATFLSDDEKRVALAALKREASPEAVSESPWRALVDPRVLMFALAYMLMSTSLYGVTYWLPTLLKSSGVPSSLNGLLNMIPWAIAALLLLWLPARLKRERIVLKAMAIVAGVGVAGFALSLALPGLPWRFAALVLGGACIPLLYPCFWSLPPRFFSGARAAASIAAINSIGNLGGFFAQNLMPYVGKVAGSASAPMLVPVVCLATLGVGMLAAASMAGRRRAAGMAA